GGACAATGCAAAAGTAGTTTCTCATCTCGGCGGTAGGGGAGGCCGAACCCGCAGGCTTCATAGAGATTGGCCGGGACTTCCGGTTTAGCCGCAAAGAACGAAAGAAGACGAAAGAGGCGGACGAAAGCAGGGGAGTGATTCTGCCGGTTGGGAACTTCTTTCGTCATTTTTCGTTTCTTGCGGCTAAAGGATCGGTCGGGTTTTGAAACTCCGCCTGCTTCACGTCCGCGTCTCCCCTGAACGGGACGAAAAGGCTCTCCGTGGCGTGAAGGAAAAGCGGTGGCATGCCACGCGCGGTCCATAACGCCGAGTCGTGTTCCTTTGACTTCGTGATTGTCCCGTCCAGGTCATTGCGAAGGAGGCTATGTTTGCCGGGAGGAGGACAGGCCTGGTACCCGAATCGGCTGAGGTTGGTCGGCCGGGACTTCCGTATTAGCCGCAAAGAACGAAAGAAGACGAAAGAAGCGGACGGATTCAGGGGGGAGTGATTCTGCCGGTTGGGAACTTCTTTCGTCATTTTTCGTTTCTTGCGGCTAAAGGATCGGTCGGGGTTTGAAACTCCGCCTGCTTCAGGTCGGCGTCTCCCCTGACCGGCACGAAAAGGCTCTCCGTGGCGTGAAGGAAAAGCGGTGGCATGCCACGCGCGGTCCATAGCGCCGAGTCGTGTTCCTTTGACTTCGTGATTGTCCTGTCCATGTCATCGCGAAGGAGGCTATGGTTGAAGGGAAGGGAAGAGACCTGTGACCCGAATCGGCTGAGGTTGGTCGGCCGGGACTTCCGGTTTAACCGCAAAGAACGAAAGAAGACGAAAGAAGCGGACGGATTCAGGGGGGAGTGATTCTGTCGGTTGGGAACTTCTTTCGTCATTTTTCGTTTCTTGCGGCTAAAGGATCGGGGACCTGGCCTCGTTACCGTGCCCGACGAAGGACGTCTTGGTAGAAGGCGAGCGACTTCCGGTATTCTTCAATCAGCTCAGCAGGTGCGATACCCTCGCTCCGCTTGATCTCCTCTTGCACCCGTTGTACGAGCCACTCGGCTTCCACTCCACGTGGAACCACGGGAGCATTGGGAACATCCAGATGCCAAGGAGCGGTATGGGCAAAACGAATTCGGCCTCCGTCTCGCGCTTCAACGCAGCGCCAGGCGAGCCAAGCACTACCGGATGGATTGAATGCATGAGTTGCCTCGGATCGAAAGGCTCTTTTTGACGTCGGTTGGTTCTGTGGCTTGAACGTCTTGGCCACTTCGCCATTGACGATCAGCTCGAGGCTTTCGAGGGGCTGTTCGCTCAGCACCTCGCAGGTGAGATCGTGGGGTCGGTCGGCCGGGCGGTTTGCCAACGAGGCTCCGGGCCATCGGCCATCGGCTTGGGCGAGGAGCATGGGGCCGGTCGTGACGAAGCTCCGGCCGGCACCGAGTCCTTTGATCCACGCTTCATAGCTGAACGGCTCGTCGAGGTGGACATAGACGCGACTGAACCCCAGCGGCACCGGGTGCACTCCGTTGGCGGTTCCGGCGGTTGGATGGATCCGAAGGCCGCAGTTTAAAAGCGCGTAATAGGTCTGGAAGCCATAAAGCGTCCAGCCGCGTTCCGTGTCGGTGCCGGTGCCCTCGAGCCCCATGTAGGCCGGTGCCGGAACCGCCCAGTTCCGCACTGCATATTCCGTGGCCCAATGATGGTTGTTCGCCAACTCAAAGAGGTCGATCTTGGCGATCGGGACCAAGGCGATGGACCAGGGCCAATTGTGCTTCTCGAGATCGAGCAGCGCCCCTTGCGCATGGGCTTTTTCCGCGATGCGACTGAGCGGGAGTACCGGATCCGTAAAGCGGGTCTGATGGTTCAGGATAACCAGGGCGCCCAGGGTGTGATTGGCTTTGCCCGTCTGGAAAATCTCATACTCGGTGTTGCGGGGATACCAGACATGGTTGCTGTCCACGCGGATGGGTGCGTTGGTCCAGACTCCCTTGAACCCGCGGCCGCTGTCGGTAGGGGCGACGGTGGAGACGGTGGTCCAATCGACCATGGGCAGCGCCACGTTCACATCGTCCGCCAACTGGTTGATGGCTAACTCGGCGGGATCGCGATGATTGTGAGTGTCGCCGGAGAACCATCCCTGGGCGCTCATGTTGACCCATCGGACCAGGGGCAGCGACACTTTGCCGAGACCCGATGCCACCACGACTCTCTGCTCGGTGGGAAAGTATTCTTTGCCATGCTCGGCGCGGAACACATAGGTCCCCGGGATCAATTCTACCCGAAATGGGTGGGCAGACAGGGCGGTGTGCATCTCTACCGCGTTGGTGTTGGATCCGTTCCGACGCTCATAGCGCACGGCGGATCCGGAGGAGGAGGCAGACCGGGGAAAGTGCCAGCGTCCATCCGGTCCGCGAATCGAGAGCCGGGCGGGCAGGGGAGCCTGGTTGGCGGCATCTACGATGACCCCTTCCACCAAGATCTCCCGACGTTCCGAGCGTCGCTGCTCCACAATGGCCAACGGATCGGTGGGAAGTTGGGTCGGATCCACGAACCGTTCCAGATCTCGCATCGCGAGGACGCGACACTTCTGGTCATGAAGATACTTCAGGTATTCCTCGAAGCGTTCGGGGAAGGTGTTGACCCAGGGATGCTCGCGATCCGGCACGCCGTGGAATTGCATCACCGCGATGCGTCCATCGCGCGCTTGATCCACGGCGCGTTTGAAGTCCGACAGCGTCCAGTCGGGGCGCGCATCGCCCGCGGAGGGGATGAGTAGGGGATGGTCCTTCCCGGGCTCGTAAGCAAACCCCTTTCCCCAATCGTAGGCATGCTCGGGTCCGCCACCCCGCCGCGCCCAGCGGATGCCGAGGTCTCTCAGAATCGGAAGCGCTCCGGGCGTCAGGGTGTTCCCCGGGTAACTGAAGCTGATCGGACGTGGTATCCCGTTCTCGGCGCAGCGCTGGTTGATGAACTCGATCTGACCGCGGAGTTGTCCCAGTGTGGATGGTGCCACGCCGAGGTGATCTCGGGTGTGGTTGCCGATTTCGAAGCCATCGTCGTGAAGTTCGCGGATTTGGCTCCAGGTCAGGTAGTCCTGTTTGTTCGTGCGGAACGAGAAACCCTCCGTGATGAAGAATGTGGCTCCGAATCCATAGCGCTTCAGTAACGGGCGCACGATGGAGTGCTGAGAGGCCACCGAGTCGTCGAAGGTGAGCACCACCAGCTTGTCGGGGATCGGCTCCACCGCGGCGGCCTGAAATCCAAGGAGAAGCAGCCACGTCCGCGCCAAATGGGAGAGCCGTGTGGGAGTGTTCATTCTGAAGGAGCGTAGAAGAACCTTGGCGGGGAGAGCAATAGTGGAGGGGTGTTGACCTCCGATAAGGACATCGCAGCGGAGATGATCCCTCAGCGCTTCCCGCCGCGGCCTCTTCAACCCTTTCAAGCCTGGCGGAACGATATCCCGAGTCCGACGGCCTGCCAGCGCCTGGGGTTGACATTTTTGGAGGAAACGGTTTTTTGCACGTGTGCTCAAGTTGCTGAACACGCCAAAACTGACCCAGGGGCGAATTATCGCCGCCTTTGCGGTCGCGTTATTGGCCGATGGGATCCAGTTCATGCTGGGTCCGGTGGGGTGGATCGGTTTGGTTCAGGTCATCGATGTGGTGACCATGATCATTCAGAGCTTCCTCCTCGGCTTTCATCCGCTGTTCTTACCCACCTTCGTCGTGGAGTTTATTCCCGTCGTCGACATGCTTCCCACCTGGACGGCTTGCGTTGCTCTGGTCGTTTCCATGCGCCGTCGAAGTCCCCCCGAGCCACCTCGACCAGCGAGTCCGCCCCCCGTGCCCCATTCAGAGAAGGGTGATGTGATCGACGTCTAGCCCGGACCAGCGCAGGTCGCTCCCGGTTGTAGCAATCCCTTTAGCCGGGCTTAACTCGGTGGTTATTCCTTCTGTTCCTTCTTGATTCGACAAGTGGATTGGCGTTAGCTGCGAGCCTCAGTTCGTAAATCCCCTTACAACAACCCTAAACTCTATGAACACTCCATCCCGCCCAGGCTTGTTTTCGCGTGCGCCTGGAGCCGAGCGCTTCGCTCGGTTTTTAAACTCAACACTCCTCCTCAGCCTGCTCGCGGGCCCGGTTGAAAAATCCTTCGGATACTCCTCGCCCATCGTCCTTTCCACGGACGACCGGCTTGTTTGGGCGGTGAACCCGCACGACAATAGCGTCAGTGTCATCAGGCCTGACTCCAACGAGATTCTCACGGAAATATCTGTGGGAAAGGAGCCACACTCCCTGGCCATTACCCCTGACAAGAGGTGGGTTTACGTCGCCAATGCGGCTGATAACTCGGTCAGTGTCATCCGAATCGATTTCGGAGGGTGGGCTGGTTTCGCGGCCTCGGTGGACACCTCCGTGGGAGTAAATGGTCGTCTCCTTACGGGAGCCGAACCCTGCGCAGTCACGTGTTCCCCGGATGGTAAACGTGTGTTTGTGGCCAATGGGCAACAGGACACTGTGACCGTCATCAATGCTGAGACGCGCACCGTGATTGGTCACGTGGACCTGCGCAACAGTGTAGCGAACGATCCAGACCGGCGTCGGCTCTTTCAGCCTGCCGGCTTGGCGGTGACCTCTGACAGCAAAAAGCTGTATGTCACGCGGTTCATCTCCTTCACCAAGCCGGGTGGACGGCAAGGCGATGATCAGGGTAAGGAGGGGCTGGTTGCCGTCCTCGACATCGACACCTCGTCAACGTCGCTGTCCGGCTATCGGGTTTCGCGTGCCATTGCGCTGGCTCCGCAGTTGACGGGCTTTAGTGTCCCGGGAGTTACGAATGCGACGGAGGCCGCGACCTTCGCCTTTCCGAATCAACTCAACTCGATCGTGATTCGCGGCGACCACGCGTATCTGCCCAACGTGGCGGCTTCGCCCAGCGGTCCGCTTCGGTTTAACCTCGATACCCATGCCTTTGTAAACGTCATTGGCGGAGTCAATAGCGCCGCTCCGAGTGATCTTGGGGCTTTGAACCTCCATCTGGGAGCGCGGGACCCGGAAGCCGGCAAACGTCGACTGTTCTTCGCTAATCCCTGGGCCATGGCCTTCACCTCTCAGAGCGGAGCTGGATCGGCGTATGTCGTGAGCGCCGCCAGCGACCTGCTGGTGAAACTGAACGTGGCCGCGGATGGTAGCCTGAGCTTCACCCAGGATGGAAACACGACCCGGTATATCGATCTCAACGATCCCGACGATGCTCAGACGAGCGGGCGCAACGCCGGAAAGAACCCTCAAGGAATCGTCATCACCCGTGATGGCTCGCGAGCTTACGTGCACAATGCCATTTCGAAGAATGTTAGCGTCGTCGACCTCGCGACCGATCAGGTGATCAAAGTCATCCCGCTCAAGCCGCTTCCGCCTCCGGGAACGCTCGCCGAACAGGTTTTAGTGGGCGCTGAAATGTTTTTCTCCTCCCGCGGCAACTTTGATGCAGTGCCGGGCGCGACGGTGTCCTTGCGCGATCGGCTTTCCAGCGAAGGTTGGCAAGGCTGTGCCAGTTGCCATCCCCGTGGGTTGACCGACGGCGTGGTCTGGCAGTTCGGAGCGGGACCCCGCAAGAGCGTTCAGATGAATGCGACTTTCAATCCTCATTTTCCCGACCGCCAGCGCGTGCTCAACTACTCGGGGATTTTTGATGAGGTGGAGGATTTCGAGATCAACATCCGGAACGTGTCCGGTCCCGGCAACCTGCCGAATACAACACCCCCCCAGTTGAATCCGAATCAAGGACTGCTCATCGGGGATGACGGCGACGTCAACAAGACGCCGGGAGCGCTCAACGGGTTCGCCAAAGCCAATGGGGAACGCCCCCAATTGACCGTCACGTTGCCGGGGAGCAACGTCAAGCAACCTGCGCTCACAGCGCTGCGGGAGTGGGTTCGCCATGCCATTCGTACCCCGAACGCCCCGTTGCCCGGGTTTGGGGGTGCCGGAGTCGATGCCGCGGTTCTGAGCGAAGGACGGCGGCTCTTTGAATTGGTGGGCTGCGTGACTTGCCACGGAGGCAGCCATTGGACCACCTCCCTCAAGGATTTCAACTCACCGCCCGCCGCCTCAGAAATCTTTACCGAGCGCACGCCGGCACCAACGTCCGGTAATCCCATTGGAACCCAGTATCTCAATCGGTTCCTTCGCGACGTCGCCAGCTTCAATCTGGGCGTGCCCGGTGGAGGTAACGAGTTCGGTAAGAATATCGGAGCCGTGGAGCAGGCAGCGCCGACGGTCGCCAATGGCGTCATTGCGCCCGGGCAGGACGCGTTGGGCAAGGACTACAACGGAGACGGAGCTGGCGTGGGGTATAACGTGCCCTCGTTGCTGGGGATTGTTGCGATGCAGCCCTACAATCACAACGGCGCCGCCGAGTCGATCGAGGAGATTCTTCTGGATCCCCGTCATTGGCAGCAGGGCGGAGGAGATCCCTCACTCCTTGCTAGCCCGAGGGCGCGCGCGGTGCTGGCCGCTTTCGTGGAATCGATCGATGCCAAAACTCCCGTGTTTCAGATTCCTGGGGAACCTTTGGTGATATCGGATGCAACCCGATCTGCGGAGGGCTTTAGGGTCGATTGGACGGGTGGTTTCGGGCCCTACGCACTCGAGAAGAAGCAGGAAATCGAGGAGGCTGAGTTCACGACCGTCGCGGTCACCTCGGAACGCACCGCCAACGATCTCTTCAGCGGGCGTTCAGCGTTCTATCGGGTGTTCGACCTGGCCCATGCTCCGACGGTTTGGTTGAATGTCGCGATGAGCGGCGACGCGGAACAACCGAATTCCGTGGACACCGCCGGGGTGGGATATGGCTATCTGCGCGTGAAGGGGGATCGGCTCAGTTTCACGATTACGTATGCAGGATTGTCGTCGCCTGCTGTCGCGGCGCATATCCACGGTCCGGCGGCCGCGTCGGGGGTAGGTGGGGTGCTCATCGATCTCGGACCTTTCAAGGGAGACGGTTTCGGGACTTCGGGGCGGTTGTTGGGAGAAGTCACCCTCACGGCCGAGCAGAAGGCCTTTATCCTGGGCAATCGTACCTATGTGAACATTCACACGGTGAACCATCCGGCAGGCGAACTGCGCGGGCAGGCGATCAACGCCGCCCTGAAAGTATCGCTCACCGGAGCCGCGGAGCGCCCGAACCCCTTGTCGACCCCGGCCGGTGGTTTCGGATTGTTCACCCTCGTGGGCAAGACATTGGCGTTTAACATCAATTACCACGGGCTGTCAGGTAGCGCGGTTGCGGCGCACATCCATGGCCTGGCGACCGATGCGGCCACCGCGCCTCCGCTCATCGATCTTGGGCGTTACGCCCTCGGCGGTTTTGGGGACCATGGTGCCCTGGTGGGAACGGTGGAACTCGATTCCCGCCAGCTGGCGGCTCTCGCCGATGGATTGGCCTATGTGAATATCCACACGCCGGCGCATCCAGGAGGGGAGATTCGGGGGCAGATCAGCGGCAACACCACCGCCATTCCGTTCAGCGCGGACCTGAGTGGAGCAGCGGAGCGTCCTGCTTCGGTGGATTCCTTGGCGACGGGATTTGTCAGCGCCGGGCTTACGGATCATCACTTCCGATTCCACATTTCCTACCGGGGGCTCTCCGGACCGGTCACGGCGGCTCATATTCATGGGCCTGCTTCGACCACTGGAACGGGCGATGTTCTGTTGAACCTGACGCCATTTGCAAAAGGGACTCTCGGTGCTCACGGTGAGTTTTCCGGAAGCATCGAGCTTTCCGCCGAGTGGCGCTCGCATCTGGTCAATGGCGATGTCTACGTCAACTTGCACACGGCGCAGAATCCCGGCGGTGAAATCCGAGGGCAGATCGCGCCGGTGCTGCTCGACTGTGTCATGACGGGGGCGAACGAGCGTCCGAATCCGGTGGTGGGCGATGCTCTAGGTACGGCCCGCCTCTCGCTCTTGGGTCGAACGTTGACCTTCCAGATTGATTACGCGGGGCTGTCAGGTCCAGCTACCGCCGCTCACTTGCATGGTCCGGCGGGTGTGGAAGAGACAGCATCCCCGTTGATCGATCTCAAGCCCTACGCCTTAGGCGGACTGGGTGCTTCGGGATTTTTCCTCGGAGCGGTGGAAACTCAACTCAGTGCCTGGGGGGCTGTGATTGATGGGCTCAGCTACCTGAACATCCACACTGCGGCTCATGCTCCAGGCGAGATTCGTGGCCAGGTGCGTCCCGTGATCGATCCCTCGCGTTAATCGGCGCGCTTCACCAGCGGGAAACACAGAGGCAGCCTGGCTCACGCCGGGCTGCCTTTCCTTTTGTGGGGTCTTCTAGTTTGCATTGCCGTGGCCTTCACGGGCTCGACGCCACCACGATTGGAAGGTAGGAAGAGACTCCGTCGAGCCCATGAATGCCCCAGGCTCAGGATAGCAAAGAAGGCAACTCGCCAAGGGCCACCGGTCGATCGTCACTACCTCGGTTCGCGAGAACGCAGCCCTTCCCCGTTCGAGGACCTGGGGCCCATCAGGGCTCGACGGAGTCTCTCCCTACCGCCGTGACGATAGGGGGTAGGGCGAGACTCCGCTCGAGCCCATGAATGCCTCGGGCTCAGGATAAGAAAGAAGGCAACTCCGCAAGGGCCACCGGGCGGTCGCCACTAGCTCGGTTCTCGACGACGCAG
This genomic stretch from Verrucomicrobiales bacterium harbors:
- a CDS encoding polysaccharide deacetylase family protein, with the protein product MNTPTRLSHLARTWLLLLGFQAAAVEPIPDKLVVLTFDDSVASQHSIVRPLLKRYGFGATFFITEGFSFRTNKQDYLTWSQIRELHDDGFEIGNHTRDHLGVAPSTLGQLRGQIEFINQRCAENGIPRPISFSYPGNTLTPGALPILRDLGIRWARRGGGPEHAYDWGKGFAYEPGKDHPLLIPSAGDARPDWTLSDFKRAVDQARDGRIAVMQFHGVPDREHPWVNTFPERFEEYLKYLHDQKCRVLAMRDLERFVDPTQLPTDPLAIVEQRRSERREILVEGVIVDAANQAPLPARLSIRGPDGRWHFPRSASSSGSAVRYERRNGSNTNAVEMHTALSAHPFRVELIPGTYVFRAEHGKEYFPTEQRVVVASGLGKVSLPLVRWVNMSAQGWFSGDTHNHRDPAELAINQLADDVNVALPMVDWTTVSTVAPTDSGRGFKGVWTNAPIRVDSNHVWYPRNTEYEIFQTGKANHTLGALVILNHQTRFTDPVLPLSRIAEKAHAQGALLDLEKHNWPWSIALVPIAKIDLFELANNHHWATEYAVRNWAVPAPAYMGLEGTGTDTERGWTLYGFQTYYALLNCGLRIHPTAGTANGVHPVPLGFSRVYVHLDEPFSYEAWIKGLGAGRSFVTTGPMLLAQADGRWPGASLANRPADRPHDLTCEVLSEQPLESLELIVNGEVAKTFKPQNQPTSKRAFRSEATHAFNPSGSAWLAWRCVEARDGGRIRFAHTAPWHLDVPNAPVVPRGVEAEWLVQRVQEEIKRSEGIAPAELIEEYRKSLAFYQDVLRRAR
- a CDS encoding CHRD domain-containing protein, translated to MNTPSRPGLFSRAPGAERFARFLNSTLLLSLLAGPVEKSFGYSSPIVLSTDDRLVWAVNPHDNSVSVIRPDSNEILTEISVGKEPHSLAITPDKRWVYVANAADNSVSVIRIDFGGWAGFAASVDTSVGVNGRLLTGAEPCAVTCSPDGKRVFVANGQQDTVTVINAETRTVIGHVDLRNSVANDPDRRRLFQPAGLAVTSDSKKLYVTRFISFTKPGGRQGDDQGKEGLVAVLDIDTSSTSLSGYRVSRAIALAPQLTGFSVPGVTNATEAATFAFPNQLNSIVIRGDHAYLPNVAASPSGPLRFNLDTHAFVNVIGGVNSAAPSDLGALNLHLGARDPEAGKRRLFFANPWAMAFTSQSGAGSAYVVSAASDLLVKLNVAADGSLSFTQDGNTTRYIDLNDPDDAQTSGRNAGKNPQGIVITRDGSRAYVHNAISKNVSVVDLATDQVIKVIPLKPLPPPGTLAEQVLVGAEMFFSSRGNFDAVPGATVSLRDRLSSEGWQGCASCHPRGLTDGVVWQFGAGPRKSVQMNATFNPHFPDRQRVLNYSGIFDEVEDFEINIRNVSGPGNLPNTTPPQLNPNQGLLIGDDGDVNKTPGALNGFAKANGERPQLTVTLPGSNVKQPALTALREWVRHAIRTPNAPLPGFGGAGVDAAVLSEGRRLFELVGCVTCHGGSHWTTSLKDFNSPPAASEIFTERTPAPTSGNPIGTQYLNRFLRDVASFNLGVPGGGNEFGKNIGAVEQAAPTVANGVIAPGQDALGKDYNGDGAGVGYNVPSLLGIVAMQPYNHNGAAESIEEILLDPRHWQQGGGDPSLLASPRARAVLAAFVESIDAKTPVFQIPGEPLVISDATRSAEGFRVDWTGGFGPYALEKKQEIEEAEFTTVAVTSERTANDLFSGRSAFYRVFDLAHAPTVWLNVAMSGDAEQPNSVDTAGVGYGYLRVKGDRLSFTITYAGLSSPAVAAHIHGPAAASGVGGVLIDLGPFKGDGFGTSGRLLGEVTLTAEQKAFILGNRTYVNIHTVNHPAGELRGQAINAALKVSLTGAAERPNPLSTPAGGFGLFTLVGKTLAFNINYHGLSGSAVAAHIHGLATDAATAPPLIDLGRYALGGFGDHGALVGTVELDSRQLAALADGLAYVNIHTPAHPGGEIRGQISGNTTAIPFSADLSGAAERPASVDSLATGFVSAGLTDHHFRFHISYRGLSGPVTAAHIHGPASTTGTGDVLLNLTPFAKGTLGAHGEFSGSIELSAEWRSHLVNGDVYVNLHTAQNPGGEIRGQIAPVLLDCVMTGANERPNPVVGDALGTARLSLLGRTLTFQIDYAGLSGPATAAHLHGPAGVEETASPLIDLKPYALGGLGASGFFLGAVETQLSAWGAVIDGLSYLNIHTAAHAPGEIRGQVRPVIDPSR